One Loxodonta africana isolate mLoxAfr1 chromosome 6, mLoxAfr1.hap2, whole genome shotgun sequence DNA window includes the following coding sequences:
- the LOC100662603 gene encoding UDP-glucuronosyltransferase 1A10-like, whose product MAPAILTGFLPLCVCLLLTPGFAEAGKLLVVPMDGSHWFTMRAVVETLIHRGHEVVVVMPEVSWQLGKSFNCTVKTYSTSYTLEDLNREFMVFSNYCWESQDSDILSAVMSPISTVFEYFFSHCRSLFDDTKLVKYIKASSFDAVFTDPFDLCGLIIAKYFSLPSVVFTRGPFCHYLEEGTQCPSPISYVPRGISGLSNTMTFRERVLNQVFHLEERLFCSYFLKRGLEIASEILETPVTAYDLYSHTSIWLLRTDFVFDYPKPVMPNMVFIGGINCNQGKPLPEVSYLFFSPLRATWL is encoded by the coding sequence ATGGCGCCTGCAATTTTGACAGGCTTCCTTCCTCTATGCGTGTGTCTTCTGCTGACACCTGGCTTTGCTGAGGCAGGCAAGCTGCTGGTTGTCCCCATGGATGGGAGCCACTGGTTTACCATGCGAGCCGTTGTGGAGACACTCATTCACAGAGGGCATGAGGTGGTCGTAGTCATGCCAGAGGTGAGCTGGCAACTGGGAAAATCATTCAACTGCACAGTAAAGACTTATTCAACTTCTTACACGCTGGAGGATCTGAATCGTGAGTTCATGGTTTTTTCCAATTATTGTTGGGAAAGTCAGGACTCGGATATATTATCTGCAGTAATGAGTCCAATCAGCACTGTGTTCGAGTACTTTTTTTCACATTGTAGGAGTTTGTTTGACGACACGAAATTAGTGAAGTACATAAAAGCGAGTTCTTTTGATGCGGTGTTTACGGATCCTTTTGATCTGTGTGGCTTAATTATTGCCAAATATTTTTCACTGCCATCAGTGGTCTTCACCAGGGGACCATTTTGTCATTATCTTGAAGAAGGCACACAGTGTCCCAGTCCTATTTCTTACGTTCCCAGAGGTATCTCAGGGCTTTCAAATACCATGACCTTCAGGGAGAGGGTACTCAACCAAGTCTTCCATTTGGAGGAACGTTTATTTTGCAGTTATTTTCTCAAACGTGGCTTAGAAATTGCCTCTGAGATTCTAGAAACACCAGTCACGGCTTATGACCTCTACAGCCATACGTCCATTTGGCTGTTAAGAACTGACTTTGTTTTTGACTATCCCAAACCTGTGATGCCCAACATGGTCTTCATTGGAGGCATCAATTGCAACCAGGGAAAGCCATTGCCAGAGGTAAGTTACCTCTTCTTTAGCCCTTTAAGAGCAACCTGGCTTTGA